One genomic region from Quercus robur chromosome 4, dhQueRobu3.1, whole genome shotgun sequence encodes:
- the LOC126722851 gene encoding uncharacterized protein LOC126722851, with protein MGKGKAKVVPQERRDFRLDRFNSSNRLRRDYAEQSGPTGAQAVHAVFREPLHKILEKVKCEPFFQWPNRMAGDPLKRNQNLYCVYHQEPGHTTDDCRNLKNYLDRLVREGKLRHLLHRPEGWQEQSNVETRQGTLRPLIDTINVILVAPGRTGSNPFRVMSVGRFPTKLDERESKRARVNVTPLIGFTEEDK; from the coding sequence ATGGGGAAGGGtaaagcgaaggttgtccctcaggagaggagggacttcaggttgGACCGCTTTAACAGCAGTAACAGGCTGAGAAGGGACTACGCAGAACAGTCCGGACCTACTGGGGCTCAGGCAGTccatgctgtgttccgagaGCCGTTGCACAAGATCCTGGAGAAGGTGAAGTGCGAACCCTTTTTTCAGTGGCCGAACAGGATGGCGGGTGACCCCTTaaaacgcaatcagaatctGTACTGCGTGTACCACCAGGAGCCAGGTCACACCACCGATGATTGCAGGAATctgaaaaactatttggatcgtcttgtccgagaagggaagttgaggCATCTGCTGCACCGCCCTGAAGGATGGCAGGAACAGTCAAATGTTGAAACCAGACAAGGCACATTGAGGCCACTCATTGacacaataaatgtcattcttgtcgcacctgggagaaccggttcCAACCctttcagagtaatgtcagtgggcAGGTTCCCGACGAAGCTAGACGAAAGGGAATCCAAGAGAGCCAGAGTGAATGTCACGCCATTAATTGGGTTCACGGAGGAGGACAAGTaa